A single genomic interval of Aneurinibacillus migulanus harbors:
- the walK gene encoding cell wall metabolism sensor histidine kinase WalK — protein MKRIRFFQTVQWKVVILYLLLILIAMQVIGAYFIRATESYYLNNFNETLNTQANLLAVNVEKYLEEENIPREDIDNLIRNLFALRNADVQLLDQNGTVLTTTEENKAFIGQKNTRAEINMALLGTRNESIQYNPETRQRVKVLALPIKKGTKILGVLYMVASMEEVYHTMRQINGIFATGTVLALLLTAALGIVLSRTITTPVKEITRQATAMVGGDFNGQVRIYSEDEIGQLGETFNLLTRKLKQALSQTEAEKEKLSSILTNMTDGVIAADGNRNIILVNKPAQRILGVGYKKVLGKNLYEVLAIPGEEEWDFLFKENGSMLMDMNVDVDGEERLIRFSFTVLKSRGEEKKSGIIAVLQDVTEQEAMEKERKEFVANVSHELRTPLTTLKSYLEALEEGVIDDPELSRRFLRVLLNETDRMTRLVTDLLQLSRYDAGQYMLDLQPLSVHELLQDVFERFALRSQQENIALQVDLPADSLPLVKADRDNIIQVLDNLISNAMKYSNENTTVVMRAHEEEEAVRIEIIDEGMGIRRRDLDRIFERFYRVDKARSRSMGGTGLGLSIARQIVLVHGGTIDIDSEWQKGTRVSFTLPLYGENEDET, from the coding sequence ATGAAGCGCATCCGTTTCTTCCAAACGGTTCAATGGAAAGTTGTTATTCTCTACTTGCTCTTAATCTTGATTGCAATGCAAGTCATCGGCGCTTACTTCATACGCGCCACGGAATCATATTACTTAAATAATTTTAATGAAACGCTAAATACTCAGGCCAACCTCCTGGCGGTCAATGTAGAGAAATACTTGGAAGAAGAGAACATCCCCCGTGAAGATATCGATAACTTAATCCGCAATCTGTTCGCCCTGCGTAATGCGGATGTGCAATTGCTCGATCAGAATGGTACCGTTCTTACGACCACGGAAGAGAACAAGGCTTTCATCGGTCAGAAGAACACACGCGCTGAGATTAACATGGCGCTTTTGGGAACCCGAAATGAATCGATCCAGTACAACCCGGAAACCCGGCAACGGGTTAAAGTGCTGGCTTTGCCTATAAAGAAAGGAACGAAAATTCTGGGCGTGCTCTACATGGTGGCTTCCATGGAGGAAGTATACCATACGATGCGGCAGATTAACGGCATTTTTGCTACGGGTACGGTGCTTGCTCTCTTGCTCACGGCCGCGCTTGGTATCGTGCTCTCCCGAACGATTACGACACCGGTCAAAGAAATTACCCGGCAAGCGACTGCGATGGTGGGCGGGGATTTCAATGGTCAGGTACGCATCTATTCCGAAGATGAGATTGGACAGCTTGGAGAGACTTTCAACCTGTTAACCCGGAAGCTGAAGCAGGCGCTTTCCCAGACGGAGGCAGAAAAGGAAAAGCTGTCTTCAATTCTGACTAATATGACCGACGGGGTTATCGCAGCAGATGGCAACCGCAATATTATTCTTGTCAATAAACCGGCTCAGCGTATTCTCGGCGTCGGCTATAAAAAGGTACTGGGCAAGAATTTGTATGAGGTTCTCGCCATTCCAGGGGAAGAGGAGTGGGATTTTCTATTCAAAGAAAACGGGTCGATGCTAATGGATATGAATGTGGATGTGGATGGAGAAGAACGTCTCATTCGCTTTTCGTTTACCGTGTTGAAGAGCCGGGGCGAAGAGAAGAAATCCGGCATTATCGCCGTTCTGCAGGATGTAACTGAACAAGAAGCGATGGAGAAGGAGCGCAAGGAGTTTGTTGCTAATGTTTCGCATGAGCTACGCACACCGCTGACGACGCTTAAAAGCTATCTGGAAGCGTTGGAAGAAGGCGTAATCGACGATCCTGAGCTTTCCCGTCGGTTTCTGCGCGTCTTGCTGAATGAAACGGATCGGATGACCCGGTTGGTAACGGATCTGCTGCAGCTTTCCCGGTACGATGCCGGGCAATATATGCTTGATTTGCAGCCGCTGAGCGTTCATGAACTGTTACAGGACGTATTTGAGAGGTTCGCACTGCGAAGCCAACAGGAGAATATTGCTTTACAAGTGGATTTGCCTGCAGATTCCCTTCCGTTGGTCAAAGCGGACAGGGATAATATTATTCAGGTGCTTGATAACTTGATTTCGAATGCGATGAAATATTCGAATGAGAATACAACAGTAGTCATGCGGGCACATGAAGAAGAGGAAGCTGTACGTATCGAAATTATCGATGAAGGAATGGGGATAAGAAGACGCGACTTAGACAGGATTTTCGAACGCTTCTACCGGGTAGATAAAGCGCGTAGCCGAAGCATGGGAGGAACAGGGCTTGGGCTTTCCATCGCGCGTCAGATTGTGCTTGTTCATGGGGGCACAATTGATATTGATAGTGAATGGCAGAAAGGGACACGTGTTAGCTTTACACTGCCGTTATATGGGGAGAATGAGGATGAAACTTGA
- a CDS encoding YycH family regulatory protein, which yields MKLERLKTIILIFLISLSLVLSGFLWNSAPQLDNLTPADYVVSKPVGHKYEVTDVIRPSSMMFHVGDGRHMKANIESAMYKRLRAEMDKWYFYDFAKIKVTKEEWESIINKKKAVEIIYKHEIPADIASELFNIRGRFPDDFRSVSRIVLYENKEQKAVHVLLLSDRNRQVIQVHTSMIPEEMNKLFVSANLDGLSEQILFRTFAEKEEDNVDSFYQPVYLPKGREKMWRYRYFYQPLTVQQVLDAMFVDASMARQITERDGTMIYTNGSQSVSIPKSRDYLLYRHPTHEWESQSSERANYEALSSVLSFINQHGGWTGHYYLENVSGVDAINREETVAYRFRQYVGPYPLFSMKGTDLNIISARISGGNVSELFYPMRQLDLYFERVPVVTVSGTELIKWLENKGISKRQVVSVELGLYTRRVYDFIEMKPCWAIHLTDHDPLYVLADVDGFGK from the coding sequence ATGAAACTTGAAAGACTGAAAACTATCATTTTAATCTTTCTCATTTCATTAAGTCTTGTTCTATCGGGCTTTCTTTGGAATAGCGCACCCCAGTTGGATAACTTAACGCCAGCCGACTATGTAGTATCCAAGCCTGTCGGTCATAAATATGAGGTGACGGACGTTATTCGTCCCTCTTCCATGATGTTTCACGTTGGAGATGGCAGACATATGAAGGCGAATATCGAATCGGCTATGTACAAGCGACTAAGAGCGGAGATGGATAAGTGGTATTTCTATGATTTTGCAAAGATAAAAGTTACTAAAGAAGAGTGGGAAAGTATCATCAATAAGAAAAAAGCGGTAGAAATTATCTACAAACATGAGATTCCCGCAGATATTGCAAGCGAATTATTCAATATCCGAGGACGATTCCCAGATGATTTCCGCTCGGTAAGCCGTATTGTACTTTATGAGAATAAGGAACAAAAAGCGGTTCATGTGCTTCTTCTCTCTGATAGGAATCGACAGGTTATCCAAGTGCATACATCCATGATTCCAGAAGAGATGAACAAGCTGTTTGTATCTGCTAATCTGGATGGATTGTCAGAACAAATCTTATTCCGTACATTTGCAGAGAAAGAAGAGGACAATGTTGATTCATTTTACCAGCCGGTTTATTTGCCGAAGGGGCGGGAGAAAATGTGGCGGTATCGATATTTCTATCAACCGTTGACAGTTCAACAAGTATTGGACGCCATGTTTGTAGATGCTAGTATGGCGCGGCAGATAACCGAGCGGGACGGTACGATGATTTATACGAATGGTAGCCAGTCGGTCTCTATTCCCAAAAGCCGCGATTACTTGCTGTATCGTCATCCAACACACGAATGGGAAAGCCAATCGAGCGAACGTGCCAATTATGAAGCGCTCAGTTCGGTATTGTCTTTCATCAATCAGCATGGCGGTTGGACTGGCCACTATTATCTAGAAAACGTAAGTGGAGTGGATGCGATAAACCGGGAAGAGACGGTAGCGTATCGTTTCCGTCAGTACGTAGGCCCCTATCCGCTGTTCAGTATGAAAGGGACGGATTTAAACATCATTTCTGCTCGTATCTCTGGAGGCAATGTATCGGAATTATTCTATCCTATGCGGCAGTTGGATTTATACTTTGAACGGGTGCCTGTTGTCACTGTTTCCGGGACAGAACTAATAAAATGGCTAGAGAATAAAGGAATCAGCAAGCGACAGGTCGTATCCGTCGAACTTGGCCTTTATACACGTCGCGTCTATGATTTTATTGAGATGAAACCGTGCTGGGCCATTCATTTGACAGACCACGATCCGCTCTATGTATTAGCGGATGTCGACGGATTCGGCAAGTGA
- a CDS encoding two-component system regulatory protein YycI: MDWSRAKTILIVTFLLLDLFLGYQVIMSQNRDIETAPQGELIPSSLEELLKTRTITLDTGIPNETPQMNYVNVRFTSFAHHLQSLTGQVIGQQGVGVMVKFNEPVKLSDFTNKAEALKTLDPYTVYSRDYTFDEKRSSDSVQRYVQQYGKYPIFSAPLDIVVDEKRITGYRQIHVQIVNQGTGRKIIPAFTAVRTLLDNGYIRYGENISDVSVGYYGHMYDADIQVLAPVWRVVHTEGVHYVNGITGAIEQVPPLEKNSIISNNNTSK; encoded by the coding sequence ATGGATTGGAGTAGAGCAAAGACCATTCTCATTGTAACGTTTCTGCTGCTCGATTTATTTCTGGGCTATCAGGTTATTATGAGTCAGAATCGGGATATAGAGACTGCCCCGCAGGGGGAACTCATCCCATCAAGCCTTGAAGAGCTATTAAAGACGCGTACGATTACATTGGATACAGGGATTCCGAATGAAACACCGCAAATGAATTATGTGAATGTACGGTTTACCAGCTTTGCACATCATCTGCAATCGTTGACAGGTCAGGTGATTGGTCAGCAAGGAGTAGGGGTTATGGTAAAATTTAATGAGCCAGTTAAATTATCCGACTTCACAAATAAAGCGGAGGCGCTCAAAACCCTCGATCCTTACACAGTATACAGCCGGGATTATACATTCGATGAGAAGCGGAGTTCAGATTCGGTCCAGCGGTATGTTCAACAATATGGAAAGTATCCCATATTCAGTGCCCCGCTTGATATCGTAGTAGATGAGAAAAGAATTACCGGCTATCGGCAAATTCACGTACAGATTGTTAACCAGGGCACAGGGCGCAAGATTATTCCTGCCTTTACTGCGGTGAGAACTTTGCTGGATAACGGATATATTCGATATGGAGAGAACATCTCTGACGTATCTGTCGGCTATTATGGTCATATGTACGATGCGGATATCCAGGTACTTGCTCCTGTCTGGCGGGTGGTTCATACGGAAGGAGTTCACTATGTAAATGGCATTACCGGAGCGATAGAACAAGTGCCGCCTCTTGAAAAAAACTCGATTATCTCCAATAATAATACTAGCAAATAA
- a CDS encoding MBL fold metallo-hydrolase, with amino-acid sequence MRFSVLASGSTGNSFFIESKNSKVLVDAGLSGKQIEKLLEEAGVNAADLDAILITHEHSDHIKGVGVLARRYQLPVYANSKTWEQLDRQLGKIAEDQRLIMEAGEMTEFGDMKVESYGTSHDAAEPMGFCFYENDMKVSLTTDLGYVSQRIKDTVRGSDAYVFESNHDVEMLRMGSYPWNTKRRILSDVGHLSNETAGEALGDILAGKGETVYLAHLSKENNMTELARLTVKNILEDYGFKDQEHVKLMDTSPVRPTKMQEIIRK; translated from the coding sequence ATGAGATTTAGCGTGCTTGCCAGTGGAAGCACTGGAAATTCTTTTTTTATCGAATCAAAAAACAGCAAAGTGTTGGTAGACGCAGGGTTGAGTGGTAAACAGATAGAGAAGCTGTTAGAAGAAGCAGGCGTAAACGCAGCAGACTTGGATGCGATTCTGATTACGCATGAGCATTCTGATCATATTAAAGGAGTTGGTGTGCTGGCACGTCGGTATCAGTTGCCTGTCTATGCCAATTCGAAGACATGGGAACAGCTTGATCGACAGTTGGGTAAGATCGCGGAGGATCAGCGGCTGATTATGGAAGCGGGCGAGATGACCGAGTTTGGTGATATGAAAGTCGAATCATATGGCACTTCGCACGATGCCGCTGAGCCGATGGGTTTTTGTTTCTATGAAAACGATATGAAGGTAAGTCTGACAACGGATCTCGGCTATGTGAGCCAGCGTATCAAGGATACGGTGCGCGGTTCGGATGCGTATGTTTTCGAGTCTAATCATGATGTGGAAATGTTGCGGATGGGAAGCTACCCGTGGAATACGAAACGTCGGATTCTAAGTGATGTTGGCCACCTTTCCAATGAGACGGCGGGAGAGGCGCTCGGCGATATTCTGGCAGGGAAGGGTGAGACCGTTTATCTGGCGCATCTCAGCAAGGAGAACAACATGACTGAGCTGGCGCGTCTGACAGTAAAAAACATTCTTGAAGATTACGGATTCAAGGATCAGGAACATGTTAAGCTGATGGATACGTCGCCTGTCCGTCCTACAAAGATGCAAGAGATTATACGTAAATGA
- a CDS encoding S1C family serine protease, giving the protein MGYYDDDFYDDRKKSRRGGASTFFISLVSAIIGGLIVLMMVPTLSKSGYLPGFTLPPAEQEQPTQETPNPNGRNVNYSVEVGSGVVDAVKKVENAVVGVINIQRSRDFFGQSEEGEAGTGSGIVFRKAGDKAYIVTNYHVIQGAQRVQVSLIKGEKNLDAKIVGRDRLTDLAVLEVDGSKVQQVAEFGDSSQVKAGEPAIAIGNPLGLEFSRTVTQGIISSVERTMPIDSNGDGEPDYEVNVLQTDAAINPGNSGGALVNIAGQVIGINSLKIAKAGVEGLGFAIPIDDASKIIDDLIKYKSVQRPAMGVIPVDLSSIPREAYKDPLQLPNDVESGVVIKDISPMSPADKAGLKRYDVMVQLDDQKITNQAGLRKYLFQKSIGDTVKVTFYRDGKQQTVNVTLAKQEVE; this is encoded by the coding sequence ATGGGGTATTATGATGATGATTTTTACGATGACCGCAAGAAAAGCAGACGGGGCGGCGCTTCTACGTTTTTTATCTCGCTCGTTTCTGCCATTATCGGTGGTCTTATTGTATTAATGATGGTGCCAACGCTATCAAAATCGGGCTATCTTCCTGGCTTTACCCTCCCCCCTGCTGAACAAGAACAGCCGACCCAGGAAACGCCAAATCCAAACGGCAGAAACGTTAACTATTCCGTTGAAGTAGGTTCAGGAGTAGTAGATGCCGTGAAGAAGGTAGAGAATGCAGTAGTTGGCGTTATTAACATTCAGCGTTCCCGAGATTTCTTCGGACAGTCGGAGGAAGGAGAAGCGGGCACTGGTTCAGGAATCGTATTCCGCAAAGCCGGAGATAAAGCCTATATCGTAACAAACTACCACGTAATTCAAGGGGCACAGCGCGTACAGGTATCCCTTATTAAAGGGGAGAAGAACCTGGATGCGAAAATAGTAGGGAGGGACCGGCTAACAGACCTTGCTGTACTTGAGGTCGATGGTTCCAAAGTTCAGCAGGTTGCCGAATTCGGTGATTCTTCACAAGTGAAGGCAGGGGAGCCTGCTATCGCTATTGGAAATCCGCTTGGTCTGGAATTCTCCCGTACTGTCACTCAGGGGATTATCAGCTCGGTTGAGCGGACGATGCCGATTGATTCAAACGGAGACGGCGAACCTGATTATGAGGTGAACGTACTTCAGACAGATGCAGCGATTAACCCAGGAAACAGTGGGGGGGCACTGGTCAATATCGCGGGGCAGGTAATCGGCATTAATAGTCTCAAAATCGCAAAAGCGGGTGTAGAAGGGCTTGGCTTTGCTATACCAATTGACGACGCTAGCAAAATCATTGATGACCTAATTAAATATAAATCTGTTCAACGTCCGGCGATGGGCGTGATACCTGTAGATCTCTCATCGATTCCACGTGAAGCGTATAAAGATCCGCTGCAGCTTCCAAACGATGTGGAAAGCGGTGTCGTTATTAAAGACATAAGTCCGATGAGCCCTGCTGATAAAGCTGGTTTGAAACGGTACGATGTCATGGTGCAACTAGACGATCAGAAAATTACCAATCAGGCCGGATTACGCAAATATTTATTCCAGAAGAGTATCGGCGATACGGTGAAAGTGACGTTCTACCGCGACGGCAAGCAACAAACTGTGAATGTAACGCTTGCTAAGCAGGAAGTAGAGTAA
- a CDS encoding CxxH/CxxC protein, whose protein sequence is MMDPTKKEYLANGGDHFIVCAADQMELALDEFVDEYGEAPDVYLLAEVMQELPDWRVPETCQYSEQKPVYILI, encoded by the coding sequence ATGATGGATCCGACAAAAAAAGAATACCTTGCGAACGGTGGCGACCATTTCATCGTATGTGCAGCTGATCAGATGGAGCTTGCCCTTGATGAATTTGTGGATGAATATGGCGAAGCACCGGATGTATATTTGTTAGCGGAAGTGATGCAGGAGCTACCGGATTGGAGAGTGCCAGAGACATGCCAGTATAGTGAACAGAAGCCTGTATATATTTTAATTTAA
- the rlmH gene encoding 23S rRNA (pseudouridine(1915)-N(3))-methyltransferase RlmH produces the protein MHITIVAVGKLKEKYLKQGIDEYRKRLTAYAKVDIVEVADEKAPENLSEADMLRVKEKEGERILAALKPDQHVVALAIEGELWSSEQLAKKLDNLATYGRSSVAFIIGGSLGLSDAVMDRANEYLSFSKMTFPHQLMRLILLEQVYRGFRINRGEPYHK, from the coding sequence ATGCACATTACAATTGTAGCGGTCGGCAAACTAAAAGAAAAGTATTTGAAGCAGGGTATCGATGAGTACCGGAAACGATTAACAGCCTATGCGAAGGTGGATATTGTGGAGGTGGCGGACGAGAAGGCACCGGAAAACCTAAGTGAGGCCGATATGTTACGGGTGAAGGAGAAGGAAGGCGAGCGGATTCTAGCTGCACTGAAGCCGGACCAACATGTGGTTGCACTTGCCATTGAAGGCGAGTTGTGGTCATCGGAGCAGCTGGCAAAGAAGCTGGATAACTTGGCGACATATGGTAGGAGTTCAGTCGCCTTTATTATCGGCGGCTCGCTTGGGCTGTCGGACGCGGTGATGGACCGGGCGAATGAGTATTTATCGTTCTCGAAGATGACGTTTCCGCACCAACTGATGCGGCTGATTCTGCTGGAGCAGGTGTATCGGGGATTTCGGATTAATCGTGGGGAGCCTTATCATAAGTAA
- a CDS encoding SRPBCC family protein: MTPNSESKELVITREIHAPRELVFQVWTEAEHLKHWWGPKGFEISVKHLDFREGGFFHYSMQAPGGSRMWGKFVYQEIKAPEKIVWINCFSDEAGNIVRSPFSDLIPLEIRNKVTMSDNNGTTQITLCSRPINATEEERNFFEGMFDSMKQGFGGTFDQLEQYLSEEKN; encoded by the coding sequence ATGACGCCCAACTCGGAAAGCAAAGAGTTAGTAATAACGCGTGAGATTCATGCGCCACGCGAACTTGTATTCCAAGTATGGACTGAAGCAGAGCACCTGAAGCACTGGTGGGGGCCGAAAGGGTTTGAAATAAGTGTAAAGCATCTCGATTTTCGTGAGGGCGGATTTTTCCACTACAGTATGCAAGCTCCTGGTGGCAGTCGAATGTGGGGTAAATTTGTGTACCAGGAGATCAAGGCTCCCGAGAAGATTGTCTGGATCAACTGCTTTTCGGATGAGGCAGGAAACATTGTCAGGTCTCCATTCAGTGATTTGATCCCGCTCGAAATCCGAAATAAGGTAACGATGAGCGATAATAATGGTACAACCCAAATAACCCTTTGCAGCCGACCGATCAATGCTACTGAAGAAGAGCGCAACTTCTTTGAGGGGATGTTCGATTCCATGAAGCAGGGCTTCGGGGGGACCTTTGATCAGCTTGAACAATATTTGTCGGAGGAAAAAAACTAG
- a CDS encoding helix-turn-helix transcriptional regulator, with translation MKIDVNQLAEHLAHIPFQVEGVYRYAKNPGVPYAEYTDSFPGFVFPLTGKVQFQFNGTPYIFSPGKVVHGGARMKLAQKMFGNTNWEYILVLYRIYNSELEETSFSHQHFELSTGQSPRLIELIMRLWHVYNQPGGISMFQTEMLFRDVLNETLLCVVNRQNSCESQTLFERVSHYIHEYYDQSLTIASLAEQHNVNRNRLSYVFKRHAGMGPAEYILKHRINMAQEMLFTSGASVQQIAQTVGIADPFYFSRVFKKQLGISPTEYREKFINNPC, from the coding sequence GTGAAAATCGATGTTAATCAGTTAGCGGAGCATTTGGCACACATTCCTTTTCAAGTAGAAGGAGTATATCGATATGCGAAAAATCCAGGTGTACCTTACGCTGAATATACAGATTCTTTTCCTGGGTTTGTGTTTCCACTTACAGGGAAGGTACAATTTCAATTTAATGGAACGCCTTATATCTTTTCGCCAGGAAAAGTTGTGCATGGCGGTGCAAGAATGAAACTAGCTCAAAAAATGTTCGGTAACACAAACTGGGAATATATCCTTGTTTTATACCGGATATATAACTCAGAACTAGAAGAGACAAGCTTTTCCCATCAGCATTTTGAATTATCAACGGGTCAATCTCCTCGTCTGATTGAATTAATTATGCGCCTTTGGCATGTGTATAATCAGCCTGGTGGCATTTCGATGTTTCAGACCGAAATGCTGTTTCGTGATGTACTGAATGAAACCTTATTATGTGTTGTGAATAGGCAGAATAGCTGTGAATCACAAACTTTGTTCGAACGGGTATCTCATTATATTCATGAATACTATGATCAAAGCCTTACAATAGCATCGCTTGCAGAACAACATAACGTGAATCGAAATCGACTGTCTTATGTATTTAAAAGACATGCAGGTATGGGACCAGCGGAATACATATTAAAACATCGTATAAACATGGCGCAAGAAATGCTATTTACAAGTGGAGCGTCTGTACAACAAATTGCGCAAACGGTTGGAATTGCTGACCCGTTTTATTTTAGTAGAGTGTTCAAGAAACAACTTGGTATCTCTCCTACTGAATATCGAGAGAAGTTCATCAATAATCCATGCTAA
- a CDS encoding ABC transporter substrate-binding protein, with protein MQKMKGLLISMLLVAGILGGCNETPAENKGSTTEGASTTAGKVDTTEWPRTFKDALGKEIVIEKQPENIASLWYFYPEILIALGEPPAASTEKEYLSSLTYLKGKLDSADELGEKLSPNIEKILSIEPDIILATENHEKMYDSLGKIAPVITLKSKDIYDDWQYGLRTVAEIIGKEDEAEKVIDKMMKEITTGREALKSIEGESVALILSWDGKTFNVLGEGNPVYILAFDKEKGLGLTPDHIFKGTTNKFTTFEGISTVEADHIFLIGDITKKEKLMNDLKQSNVWNNLNAVKKRNVHLMDVSAITGGPLAIEYALQNITSALRKL; from the coding sequence ATGCAAAAGATGAAAGGCCTGCTAATCTCCATGTTATTAGTAGCAGGCATACTGGGAGGTTGTAATGAAACACCTGCTGAAAATAAAGGATCAACGACAGAAGGCGCATCTACAACAGCAGGTAAGGTAGATACAACTGAATGGCCAAGAACATTTAAGGATGCCTTAGGTAAAGAAATTGTTATTGAGAAACAACCAGAGAATATTGCTTCATTATGGTATTTTTATCCTGAAATACTAATTGCATTAGGTGAGCCGCCTGCTGCTTCTACTGAAAAAGAGTATCTATCTTCTTTAACCTATTTAAAAGGAAAGCTGGATTCTGCTGATGAATTAGGAGAAAAATTATCACCTAATATTGAAAAAATCCTATCGATAGAGCCTGACATTATTTTAGCAACTGAGAATCATGAAAAAATGTATGATTCACTAGGAAAGATTGCGCCAGTCATTACGTTAAAATCCAAGGACATCTATGACGATTGGCAATATGGACTCCGTACAGTAGCCGAGATTATTGGAAAAGAAGATGAAGCGGAAAAAGTCATTGATAAAATGATGAAAGAAATCACAACTGGGCGCGAAGCATTAAAATCGATTGAAGGAGAGTCAGTAGCCCTTATATTGTCGTGGGATGGAAAAACGTTTAATGTCCTAGGTGAAGGAAATCCGGTCTATATACTTGCGTTTGATAAAGAGAAGGGACTGGGACTTACACCAGACCATATATTTAAAGGTACGACTAATAAATTTACTACGTTTGAAGGAATATCAACTGTTGAAGCAGACCATATTTTCCTTATCGGTGACATTACCAAAAAGGAAAAATTAATGAATGACTTAAAACAAAGCAATGTATGGAATAATCTCAATGCCGTTAAGAAAAGAAATGTTCATTTAATGGATGTGTCCGCTATTACTGGTGGCCCATTAGCTATCGAATACGCTTTACAAAATATAACAAGTGCCTTGCGTAAGCTCTAA
- a CDS encoding cupin domain-containing protein, which produces MHYQAINLNEKLSTFNDLWSPKVIAEINDYQFKLIKIAGDFMWHEHQGTDKVFIVLEGEMFIAFRDGQVKISKGEMFIVPGGADHKPFAEKECHIMLVEPRGVINTGGTESE; this is translated from the coding sequence ATGCATTACCAAGCTATTAATCTGAATGAGAAGCTATCTACATTTAACGATCTCTGGTCTCCGAAAGTCATTGCTGAAATAAATGACTATCAATTTAAGCTCATTAAGATTGCTGGGGATTTTATGTGGCACGAGCATCAAGGGACGGATAAGGTATTTATTGTGCTCGAAGGAGAGATGTTCATTGCTTTTCGTGATGGCCAAGTGAAAATTTCCAAGGGTGAGATGTTTATTGTCCCGGGGGGAGCCGATCATAAGCCTTTCGCCGAAAAGGAATGCCATATCATGTTGGTGGAGCCTAGAGGCGTAATAAACACTGGCGGTACTGAGTCCGAATGA